One part of the Arachidicoccus terrestris genome encodes these proteins:
- a CDS encoding polysaccharide deacetylase family protein gives MVMSHLLAKAALTLSVVAVFASCKGDGAKEKKEAPVKDSVPTVLAPGSSIKLDPAKKYIFLTWDDGPQPPGTINCEEIFREEGVKATFFMVGLHQFSASRARIVDTIRNSYPQFLLANHSHSHGFRDHYREFYSHPDSAMQDIYTAEKELKVPVKIVRLPGMNSWVENGKIQGPNSSLEVCKRLGSAGYNAVGWDVEWRFGRHSVPVQGAEQMAHEVEEKFANGTTYAANAVVILAHDRMFRDQYKDSLRKFVQILKQNPDYVFETIDHYPLIQKGK, from the coding sequence CTTACACTCTCAGTAGTAGCCGTCTTTGCAAGTTGTAAAGGCGATGGGGCAAAAGAAAAAAAAGAAGCACCTGTTAAGGACAGTGTCCCCACAGTTTTGGCACCTGGATCTTCTATTAAACTCGATCCGGCAAAAAAATATATTTTCCTTACCTGGGATGATGGCCCTCAGCCTCCCGGAACCATTAATTGCGAGGAGATATTCAGAGAGGAAGGAGTAAAGGCGACCTTTTTTATGGTAGGGTTGCATCAGTTCAGCGCGTCAAGAGCAAGAATTGTGGACACCATCCGTAACAGCTATCCGCAATTTCTCCTGGCGAACCACAGCCATTCTCATGGCTTCAGAGATCATTACCGAGAGTTTTACTCCCATCCCGATAGTGCAATGCAGGATATTTATACAGCTGAAAAAGAGTTGAAAGTACCGGTAAAAATTGTCCGCCTTCCTGGCATGAACTCTTGGGTTGAGAATGGTAAGATACAGGGACCGAACTCCTCACTGGAAGTATGTAAAAGACTGGGAAGTGCAGGTTATAATGCAGTTGGCTGGGATGTAGAGTGGCGTTTTGGAAGACACTCTGTTCCCGTTCAGGGCGCTGAACAAATGGCTCATGAAGTCGAAGAAAAGTTTGCCAACGGAACGACTTATGCTGCCAACGCAGTGGTTATTCTGGCACACGATCGAATGTTCCGGGATCAATATAAGGACAGCCTGCGTAAGTTTGTCCAGATACTGAAACAGAATCCGGATTATGTATTTGAGACTATTGATCATTACCCGCTGATCCAAAAGGGTAAGTAA